A window of the Trichoderma asperellum chromosome 6, complete sequence genome harbors these coding sequences:
- a CDS encoding uncharacterized protein (TransMembrane:5 (o24-42i49-71o77-102i114-132o144-162i)): protein MYNMLLCHSETYTILWARLDYTNIVVQILASFVSGIYICFYCEPNLQKLYWTMIGSLGLLTGIVVVSPRFQSLKWRMLRVCTFVTTGFTAFVPILHAATIFLCAQLDKQAGLRYYYLEGVAILTGVFFYVTHLLESRKPEIYDIWGASHQIFHSFMVLGAIIH from the exons ATGTATAACATGCTGTTGTGTCATTCTGAGACATACACGATCTTATGGGCGCGGTTGGATTACACTAATATCGTTGTCCAGATCCTGGCATCTTTTGTTTCCGGCATTTACATATGTTTCTACTGTGAACCTAACTTACAAAAACTCTACTGGACAATG ATCGGCTCACTAGGATTACTGACTGGTATTGTGGTTGTGAGTCCCAGATTTCAGAGTCTCAAGTGGCGGATGTTACGGGTCTGTACTTTTGTCACTACTGGCTTCACTGCTTTTGTGCCTATTCTACATGCTGCGACAATCTTTCTATGCGCTCAGCTTGATAAGCAAGCTGGTCTCCGCTACTATTATCTTGAAGGCGTCGCAATATTGACAGGAGTATTCTTTTATGTT ACCCATCTTCTGGAGTCTCGAAAGCCCGAGATATACGATATTTGGGGTGCCTCTCACCAAATATTTCACAGCTTCATGGTGCTAGGAGCTATAATACACTGA